Proteins encoded by one window of Desulfovibrio ferrophilus:
- a CDS encoding polysaccharide biosynthesis protein: MTDLTKSRVLVTGCCGTIGNELVRQLVETFPVGELIGIDNNESELFFLEQRFAPAGIARFFLGDVRDHEKLSRAMRGVDIVFHVAAFKHVILCERSPMEAVQTNILGMSNVIQAATDNGVEKVIFTSSDKAVNPTSVMGTSKLMGERLMTAANSNRRGNGPVFASTRFGNVLGSRGSVVPIFTEQIKKGGPVTLTDDKMTRFIMSIPQAVRMVIDSASMAQGGEVFITKMPVIRIRDLAEVMIRLLAPQFGYKAQDIPIEIIGMKPGEKLYEELMSHEETRRSQELTDYFAVVPAFRSLYEDISYEYEGVVSNSVDRPYISAEEALMSQNEIERFLLDNNLLELPFDHADHPDERYWP; the protein is encoded by the coding sequence ATGACAGACTTGACGAAAAGCAGAGTCCTCGTCACCGGCTGCTGTGGCACCATTGGCAATGAACTCGTACGCCAGCTTGTGGAAACCTTCCCCGTTGGCGAACTGATCGGCATCGACAACAACGAAAGTGAACTGTTTTTCCTCGAACAGCGCTTTGCCCCGGCAGGCATCGCCCGCTTCTTCCTTGGCGACGTTCGTGATCATGAGAAACTCTCCCGCGCCATGCGAGGTGTGGATATCGTCTTTCATGTGGCCGCGTTCAAGCATGTCATCCTGTGCGAACGCTCTCCCATGGAGGCCGTACAAACAAACATCCTTGGCATGAGCAATGTGATCCAGGCCGCCACAGACAATGGCGTGGAGAAGGTTATCTTCACCAGTTCCGACAAAGCCGTGAACCCCACCAGCGTCATGGGTACTTCCAAGCTCATGGGTGAACGTCTGATGACAGCCGCAAACAGCAACCGTCGTGGCAACGGCCCTGTCTTTGCTTCCACCCGTTTCGGTAACGTCCTTGGCTCACGGGGCTCCGTGGTCCCCATCTTCACTGAGCAGATCAAGAAAGGTGGCCCCGTGACCCTGACAGATGACAAGATGACCCGCTTCATCATGAGCATCCCGCAAGCCGTACGCATGGTGATCGATTCCGCCAGCATGGCTCAGGGGGGAGAAGTCTTCATCACCAAGATGCCCGTCATCCGCATCCGCGACCTGGCCGAAGTCATGATCCGACTACTGGCTCCGCAGTTCGGGTACAAGGCCCAAGATATCCCCATTGAGATCATCGGAATGAAGCCCGGGGAAAAACTCTATGAAGAGCTCATGAGCCACGAAGAAACCAGGCGATCCCAGGAGCTTACTGACTATTTCGCTGTTGTCCCGGCTTTCCGCAGCCTGTACGAAGATATCTCTTATGAGTACGAAGGGGTTGTTTCGAACTCCGTGGACCGGCCCTACATCTCTGCAGAGGAGGCCCTCATGTCCCAGAATGAAATCGAACGCTTCCTGCTGGACAACAATCTGCTGGAACTGCCCTTTGACCACGCGGACCATCCCGACGAACGATACTGGCCCTAG
- a CDS encoding NAD-dependent epimerase/dehydratase family protein: MINILITGGCGFIGVNLIHYLLENNADVCIRIVDDLSVGSPEDLSQVCEFRPCGKSVPQQWTPGVDLITGNILDHDLAQVACAGANGVVHLAANTGVIPSIENPRRDCEMNVMGTFNYLEGCRINGVKRFVLASSGAPLGEQEPPIHEEMVARPISPYGASKLCGEAYCSAYHGSYGIETTCLRFGNVYGPYSTKKGSVAALFIRQILAGETLTIYGDGTQTRDFIAVEDLAGAIWAALTTPEVGGEAFQIATHREHTVLELAQALKTLAHDLASLDVNLEHAPVRQGEVQRNFSDISKARKILQWSPAIEFRNGLEKTFRWFLNRK; the protein is encoded by the coding sequence TTGATTAATATCCTCATCACAGGTGGCTGTGGCTTCATCGGCGTCAATCTCATCCACTATCTTCTCGAAAACAACGCTGACGTCTGCATCCGTATTGTAGACGACCTGAGCGTAGGCAGCCCCGAAGACTTGTCGCAGGTCTGCGAATTCAGGCCTTGTGGAAAATCGGTTCCTCAACAATGGACCCCTGGCGTTGACCTCATCACCGGTAACATTCTTGACCATGATCTCGCCCAAGTTGCATGTGCCGGTGCCAACGGAGTCGTCCACCTAGCCGCAAACACAGGGGTCATCCCGTCCATCGAAAACCCGCGCCGGGACTGCGAAATGAATGTCATGGGTACGTTCAATTATCTTGAGGGCTGTCGCATCAACGGAGTTAAGCGGTTTGTGTTAGCCTCTTCTGGCGCCCCTCTAGGCGAACAGGAACCGCCCATCCATGAAGAAATGGTCGCTCGCCCCATCTCGCCTTATGGAGCCAGCAAGCTCTGCGGCGAAGCCTATTGCTCTGCCTATCACGGCTCATACGGCATAGAGACAACCTGCCTCAGGTTCGGCAATGTCTACGGCCCCTATTCCACCAAGAAAGGAAGCGTCGCCGCGCTATTCATCCGTCAAATCCTGGCTGGTGAAACCCTCACCATCTACGGCGATGGGACTCAAACTCGGGACTTCATCGCCGTGGAGGACCTAGCAGGTGCAATCTGGGCAGCCTTGACCACTCCCGAGGTGGGAGGTGAGGCCTTCCAGATCGCCACTCACAGGGAGCACACGGTCCTCGAACTAGCCCAAGCCCTCAAGACTCTAGCCCACGACCTTGCCTCCCTTGACGTCAATCTAGAGCACGCACCCGTGCGACAAGGCGAAGTTCAGCGCAACTTCTCCGACATTTCCAAAGCTCGCAAAATACTTCAATGGTCTCCAGCCATCGAGTTTAGAAACGGATTGGAAAAAACATTCCGCTGGTTTTTGAATCGAAAGTAA
- a CDS encoding NAD-dependent epimerase/dehydratase family protein, which produces MNILILGGDGYLGWPTAMHLSAQGHSVAVVDNYFRRKACDELQSPPLLPVPDLGERTRLWQAASNHTVHCAEGDLCVWEFMQDCFTGKAFGLDWTPDAVVHYAEQPSAPYSMMDRDKAAFTLSNNLMSTMNLVQAVKEFNPACHIVKLGTMGVYGTPDIDIEEGYLDVDYKGRSHRFLYPKTPGSLYHLTKAQDGDMLYFYCRIWDIRVTDLNQGPVYGIFTDQSDDEQLATIFNYDDVFGTVVNRFLVQAVAGIPLTVYGKGGQTRGYLDLRDTLACVELAILNPAQAGEYKVYNQITETFTVNELAELILEGGKQAGIDVTVKNIENPRREAEEHYYNPTYTGLKDLGLEPHLLTSDKVARMLEFVARHKGRIREDAIMPKVKWT; this is translated from the coding sequence ATGAATATTCTGATTCTCGGTGGTGATGGCTATCTTGGCTGGCCTACGGCCATGCACCTGAGCGCTCAGGGCCACAGCGTGGCTGTTGTGGACAACTATTTCCGCCGCAAGGCCTGTGACGAACTGCAATCGCCTCCGCTCCTTCCGGTGCCAGACCTTGGCGAACGCACTCGTCTCTGGCAGGCTGCCAGCAACCATACCGTCCACTGTGCCGAGGGTGACCTCTGCGTATGGGAGTTCATGCAGGACTGCTTCACGGGCAAGGCCTTTGGTCTGGACTGGACACCCGACGCAGTCGTCCACTATGCCGAACAGCCTTCGGCTCCATACTCCATGATGGACCGCGACAAGGCCGCCTTCACCCTGTCCAACAACCTGATGAGCACCATGAACCTCGTTCAGGCGGTCAAGGAATTCAACCCGGCCTGCCACATCGTCAAGCTGGGCACCATGGGCGTCTACGGCACTCCGGACATCGACATCGAGGAAGGCTATCTGGATGTGGACTACAAGGGGCGCAGTCATCGCTTCCTGTACCCCAAGACTCCCGGCTCGCTGTACCACCTGACCAAGGCTCAGGACGGCGACATGCTCTATTTTTACTGCCGCATCTGGGATATCCGGGTAACGGACCTCAACCAGGGGCCTGTCTACGGCATTTTCACCGACCAAAGCGATGACGAACAGTTGGCCACCATCTTCAATTACGATGATGTCTTCGGCACGGTGGTCAACCGCTTCCTGGTTCAGGCGGTGGCAGGCATCCCCCTGACAGTGTACGGCAAGGGAGGCCAGACCCGAGGCTATCTGGACCTGCGCGACACCCTGGCCTGCGTGGAACTGGCCATTCTGAATCCCGCTCAGGCCGGTGAATACAAGGTCTACAACCAGATCACGGAAACCTTCACTGTCAATGAACTTGCCGAACTGATATTGGAAGGCGGAAAGCAGGCAGGCATCGACGTCACGGTGAAAAACATCGAAAATCCCCGCCGCGAGGCCGAAGAGCACTACTACAACCCGACTTACACCGGACTAAAGGATTTGGGGCTGGAACCGCACCTGCTGACCTCGGACAAAGTCGCGCGCATGCTGGAATTCGTGGCAAGACACAAGGGGCGCATCCGCGAAGATGCCATCATGCCAAAGGTCAAATGGACATAG
- a CDS encoding glycosyltransferase family 4 protein has product MHQSNKFNLRVCNIIEEGRLGGPQVRIAEIAHRLVTHGVETTVVLPEMDSADFIQLLEERKINFRLFPLHRLTRDKRLLARYIFFFPTEVLKLTKFFRRQRFDIIHCSGGIWQIKGLIAARLAGTPSVWHLNDTGLPLPFRIAFRALARVLPSALIVAASRVKQYYLSSMAPSNLPTYEVQAPVDTKHFAPGLSTPCKSISDWQGLKVVTCGSINPAKGLETFIRMAHKASQKRGDMHFFIIGKTHESQKQYKKRLDKLIAQNEMTNITFIGFQKDVRAVLEAADIYVCASDSEASPLSVWEAMSMAKPVVSTDVGDVARFLDSEKKEAIAPPRDPDKLAELVLNLASDKNLRTRRGNAARQAILSHLDVNIVARKQAETYNQIYRSTHCS; this is encoded by the coding sequence ATGCATCAGTCCAATAAATTCAATTTACGAGTCTGCAATATTATCGAAGAAGGGCGTCTCGGCGGGCCGCAAGTCCGCATCGCTGAGATTGCCCACAGACTCGTTACGCACGGAGTTGAAACAACGGTAGTGCTGCCTGAGATGGACAGCGCAGATTTTATACAGCTACTTGAGGAACGCAAAATCAACTTCAGGCTATTTCCACTTCATCGCTTGACTAGAGACAAGCGACTTCTGGCGCGCTATATCTTCTTCTTTCCCACTGAAGTGCTAAAGCTGACCAAATTCTTCCGGCGTCAGCGCTTCGACATTATCCATTGCAGTGGCGGCATCTGGCAAATCAAAGGACTTATTGCAGCACGACTTGCTGGCACCCCCTCCGTCTGGCATCTGAATGACACCGGCCTTCCACTCCCCTTCCGGATTGCTTTCCGCGCCCTAGCTAGAGTTCTTCCAAGCGCATTGATCGTTGCTGCGAGCCGCGTGAAGCAGTATTATTTAAGCAGTATGGCACCAAGCAATCTCCCCACCTACGAGGTTCAGGCGCCAGTTGACACGAAACACTTTGCCCCAGGCCTATCAACTCCCTGCAAAAGCATCTCAGATTGGCAAGGCTTAAAAGTCGTAACCTGCGGTTCGATCAATCCTGCCAAAGGGCTGGAAACATTCATCCGGATGGCCCATAAAGCATCCCAAAAACGTGGCGACATGCATTTTTTTATTATTGGCAAGACTCACGAATCTCAAAAACAATACAAAAAGAGACTCGACAAGCTGATTGCTCAGAACGAAATGACCAATATAACTTTTATAGGCTTCCAAAAAGATGTAAGAGCAGTACTTGAAGCTGCCGATATCTATGTCTGCGCCTCGGACTCTGAGGCCTCGCCTCTATCGGTCTGGGAAGCGATGAGTATGGCCAAGCCAGTTGTTTCGACTGACGTAGGAGACGTCGCACGCTTCCTTGACTCAGAAAAAAAAGAAGCCATTGCCCCCCCCAGGGACCCAGACAAGCTAGCTGAGCTGGTCCTCAATCTCGCATCAGACAAAAATCTACGCACACGAAGAGGAAATGCAGCCAGACAAGCGATACTTTCTCATTTGGACGTGAATATTGTCGCACGCAAACAAGCTGAAACATACAATCAAATATACAGGTCCACACACTGCAGTTAA
- a CDS encoding polysaccharide biosynthesis protein, whose product MKKSFAGATVLITGGTGSFGNELLDLLRDSEVQEVRIFSRDELKQELMRIRYADPKLKFYIGDVRDRDSLERAMSGVNYVFHAAALKQVPSCEFFPTQAVQTNVMGSSNVIEEAIRNKVSRVVCLSTDKAVYPINAMGMTKALMEKVTTAAARAMNSDQTILSSVRYGNVMCSRGSVIPLFIKQIKAGKPLTVTVSDMTRFLLPLSQAIELVGFALQNAAQGDLFVRKAPACTVEVLAQALKNLFASDVPVKIIGMRHGEKIYETLATREELLKADDMGDYYRVPMDNRDLNYSKYFTEGDTRGASIEDYTSHNTERLDIAEVENLLLSLPEVRTELEQVGRL is encoded by the coding sequence ATGAAAAAAAGTTTTGCTGGAGCGACGGTATTAATCACCGGAGGAACAGGCTCTTTCGGCAATGAGCTACTGGATTTGCTCCGCGACTCAGAGGTGCAGGAAGTCCGCATCTTCTCGCGTGATGAACTGAAACAGGAACTGATGCGCATCCGATACGCTGACCCGAAACTGAAATTTTATATCGGAGACGTCAGGGATCGTGACAGCCTTGAACGCGCCATGAGTGGAGTGAACTACGTCTTCCACGCAGCAGCGCTGAAGCAGGTGCCCTCTTGCGAGTTCTTCCCGACCCAGGCGGTGCAAACCAATGTAATGGGCAGCTCCAACGTCATTGAAGAGGCCATTCGAAACAAGGTATCGCGGGTTGTCTGCCTTTCCACGGACAAGGCTGTCTATCCGATCAATGCCATGGGCATGACCAAGGCGCTGATGGAAAAGGTCACCACGGCTGCCGCCCGAGCCATGAATTCGGACCAGACAATCCTCTCCAGTGTTCGCTATGGCAATGTGATGTGCTCCCGCGGTTCCGTGATCCCCCTCTTCATCAAGCAAATCAAGGCTGGAAAGCCACTTACAGTCACTGTCTCGGACATGACCCGCTTTCTGCTGCCGCTATCCCAGGCTATTGAACTCGTGGGGTTTGCACTCCAGAATGCTGCCCAGGGCGATCTGTTTGTGCGCAAGGCACCAGCTTGCACCGTGGAGGTGCTTGCACAGGCGCTGAAGAATCTGTTCGCCTCAGATGTACCGGTCAAGATCATCGGTATGCGCCACGGCGAAAAAATCTACGAAACCCTTGCGACCCGCGAAGAACTGCTCAAAGCCGACGACATGGGCGATTACTACCGTGTTCCAATGGATAATCGCGACCTCAACTACAGCAAGTATTTTACCGAGGGAGACACTCGCGGGGCTTCCATCGAAGACTACACCTCCCACAATACTGAGCGTCTGGATATCGCAGAAGTCGAAAACCTGCTGCTCAGCTTGCCTGAAGTCCGCACGGAACTGGAGCAGGTAGGCCGCCTATGA
- a CDS encoding FkbM family methyltransferase, with protein MSFLLRFLREEDIFLDVGANAGAYTVLASAAAGAQTISFEPVPRTFAKLLDNVAINTIQDKVTAYNMGVGNKKETLNFSVDNGASNRVINNTNSSTPSTAVPVDTLDSILQGSAPAAIKMDIEGFEYNALTGASNTLASQELCAIIIELKEHALKYGSSNAAIDELIRSYGFLPYQYDNTSRTVSLSTDGMKIGGNVLYLRNLEHVQHRLTTCAQFSIFGQTL; from the coding sequence ATGAGCTTTCTGCTTCGCTTCCTGCGTGAAGAAGATATTTTTTTGGACGTAGGGGCCAATGCGGGAGCTTATACAGTCTTGGCAAGTGCAGCAGCAGGAGCTCAAACAATCAGCTTTGAGCCTGTACCCCGCACTTTTGCAAAACTGCTGGACAACGTTGCAATCAACACCATTCAAGACAAAGTCACTGCGTACAATATGGGTGTTGGCAACAAGAAAGAAACTCTCAACTTTTCGGTCGATAATGGCGCAAGCAACCGAGTCATAAACAACACAAATAGCAGCACTCCATCCACAGCCGTACCGGTTGACACTCTCGATTCCATTCTTCAGGGCTCAGCTCCTGCAGCTATAAAAATGGACATCGAGGGCTTTGAGTATAACGCTCTGACAGGAGCAAGCAACACACTGGCTTCTCAAGAATTATGCGCTATCATTATTGAGCTAAAGGAACATGCCCTAAAATATGGCTCGTCAAATGCTGCGATTGATGAACTCATTAGATCCTATGGATTCTTACCTTATCAGTACGACAACACATCGCGAACCGTATCCCTGTCCACCGATGGAATGAAAATTGGCGGCAACGTTCTATACCTCCGCAATCTAGAACATGTTCAACATAGACTGACCACTTGCGCTCAGTTTTCCATATTCGGACAAACCCTTTAG
- a CDS encoding glycosyltransferase family 4 protein, with protein sequence MNILIVSQYFWPENFRINDLVQGLGERGHNVTVLTGQPNYPSGQFFPGYGWNGPKEEHLSGARILRVPLIPRGKGGNLHLILNYLSFVVTASWGVFFRMGRHEHFDAIFVFQTSPVTVGFPAALAKWRYKAPILFWVLDLWPESLSATGAIRSPLILGLVKRGVRWIYSRCSRVLVQSRAFETNVAALGVPLDKIMYFPNWMEAEYEAACHSKKPGNKNKPDRASEFRIVFAGNIGAAQDFPAILDAAEIVAKESPHVQWIIAGDGRMAPWVKSEVKRRNLSKHFSFLGQLPSSAMPEIFSTADALLVTLRSAPIFSLTIPGKVQSYLSAGKPLLAMLDGEGARVITESGGGTTCNAGDSNTLAQNIAKLAGLSPEQRHAMGHKGRAYARQEFGRNNLFNRLESWITEVIEECRSKG encoded by the coding sequence ATGAATATTCTCATCGTCAGCCAATACTTTTGGCCCGAAAATTTTCGAATCAACGACCTGGTCCAAGGCCTTGGCGAACGAGGACACAACGTCACTGTCCTGACTGGCCAACCCAACTACCCCTCAGGTCAATTCTTCCCCGGTTATGGCTGGAATGGTCCCAAAGAGGAGCATCTGTCCGGCGCAAGAATCCTCAGGGTGCCCCTTATCCCACGCGGCAAGGGAGGAAACCTCCACTTAATCCTGAATTATCTCTCGTTCGTGGTCACAGCCTCATGGGGAGTCTTCTTCCGCATGGGGAGGCATGAGCATTTTGACGCAATCTTCGTATTTCAAACTTCACCGGTCACCGTCGGTTTTCCTGCGGCTCTGGCTAAGTGGCGTTACAAGGCGCCCATTCTTTTTTGGGTTCTGGACCTTTGGCCGGAGTCACTTTCAGCAACCGGGGCGATTCGTTCTCCTTTGATCCTCGGACTGGTCAAGCGCGGAGTTCGGTGGATATACTCACGCTGCTCCCGAGTTCTTGTGCAATCAAGGGCGTTCGAGACAAATGTTGCAGCACTCGGCGTGCCGCTGGACAAAATCATGTACTTCCCGAACTGGATGGAAGCCGAATATGAAGCGGCCTGCCATTCCAAAAAACCTGGCAACAAGAACAAGCCAGACCGAGCAAGTGAATTCAGAATCGTCTTTGCAGGGAACATCGGCGCGGCCCAGGATTTTCCGGCAATTCTTGATGCTGCCGAAATTGTGGCGAAAGAGTCGCCACACGTTCAATGGATAATTGCCGGTGACGGACGAATGGCTCCATGGGTAAAGTCTGAAGTCAAGCGACGCAACCTCAGCAAGCATTTCAGCTTTCTGGGGCAGCTCCCATCGTCGGCAATGCCTGAAATTTTTTCGACAGCCGATGCATTACTCGTTACATTGCGATCAGCTCCGATTTTTTCCCTCACCATTCCGGGCAAGGTCCAGTCCTACCTTTCTGCTGGAAAACCACTGCTGGCAATGCTGGATGGAGAAGGGGCAAGAGTGATCACTGAATCTGGTGGAGGAACGACCTGCAATGCAGGTGATTCAAATACTCTGGCCCAAAACATAGCAAAACTCGCTGGGCTGTCACCTGAACAACGCCATGCGATGGGTCACAAGGGACGTGCTTATGCCAGACAGGAATTTGGGCGAAACAATCTGTTCAACCGGCTTGAAAGCTGGATTACCGAGGTCATAGAAGAATGCAGAAGCAAGGGTTGA
- a CDS encoding MBOAT family O-acyltransferase — protein sequence MQFTQIEFIIFFFCVLGLCTWVKSTPLRLRVILFSNALFYAYWDVRLLGLILLQAFSDFIIAKAINNSNGPCTKRLTIAGVAVPLLILGFFKYYNFFIGSALALFTDLQIDSRTLNIIIPLGISFTTFQSISYIIDVSQKKISPCTSYIDYATYFTFFPKIAAGPITRATTFLPQFNNLPAPNINDLSAGFRLFAIGMFKKVFLADHLGAYINFIWPNATAFDGLTLWIASAAYTLQIYFDFSGYSDMAIGLARMLGIRINTNFNFPYLATNISEFWRRWHISLSTWIRDYLYIPLGGNRKGPLRTHVNLLTAMLLCGLWHGPTWLFVIWGGYHGILLSVHRNINFKPLPSTKFQTRLKNTVKILTTLFSVHIGWILFRSSSLSEALGIMRGMFTLQDGVQWVHPFVIFIIIGTVAFHVLVNTSKSLFLLPEKAWYTPFALCSMIWLTIVYFPTHFSPFIYAQF from the coding sequence ATGCAGTTCACACAGATTGAATTCATCATTTTCTTCTTCTGCGTTTTAGGATTATGCACCTGGGTCAAGAGCACCCCACTAAGGCTTCGGGTAATTCTCTTTTCAAATGCACTGTTCTATGCCTACTGGGATGTTCGACTTCTTGGACTGATATTACTTCAAGCCTTTTCTGACTTCATAATTGCAAAAGCTATTAACAACAGCAATGGGCCATGCACAAAACGGCTAACTATAGCTGGAGTAGCAGTCCCACTTCTCATTCTTGGCTTTTTTAAATACTATAATTTTTTCATTGGATCAGCACTAGCACTCTTCACTGATCTTCAAATAGATAGCAGAACTCTTAATATAATTATTCCACTCGGAATATCGTTTACCACATTCCAATCCATTAGCTATATTATTGATGTCTCTCAAAAAAAGATTTCGCCTTGCACTAGCTATATAGACTATGCAACTTATTTTACATTCTTCCCTAAAATTGCAGCAGGACCAATAACACGCGCAACAACTTTTCTTCCGCAGTTCAACAATCTACCAGCCCCTAACATCAACGATCTTTCTGCGGGATTCAGACTTTTCGCCATCGGCATGTTTAAAAAAGTATTCCTAGCTGATCATCTTGGAGCCTACATCAATTTCATATGGCCCAACGCAACCGCCTTTGATGGACTAACCCTTTGGATAGCGTCAGCGGCCTATACTCTTCAGATCTACTTTGATTTTTCAGGGTATTCAGACATGGCCATCGGCTTAGCCCGCATGCTCGGAATCCGAATCAATACAAACTTCAATTTCCCGTATCTTGCGACAAATATTTCTGAGTTTTGGCGTCGCTGGCACATCTCGCTCTCTACTTGGATCAGAGACTACCTCTATATTCCTCTTGGAGGAAACCGCAAAGGACCACTACGCACCCACGTCAACCTGCTTACAGCGATGTTACTCTGCGGCCTGTGGCATGGACCAACATGGCTCTTTGTCATATGGGGAGGATACCACGGGATACTTCTCTCTGTGCATCGCAATATTAATTTCAAACCTCTTCCAAGTACTAAATTTCAGACACGATTAAAAAATACAGTTAAGATTTTGACGACATTGTTTAGCGTTCACATCGGTTGGATTTTATTCAGATCTAGTTCTTTAAGTGAAGCACTAGGAATAATGCGGGGCATGTTCACACTGCAAGATGGGGTTCAATGGGTTCATCCATTTGTCATTTTTATCATCATTGGGACTGTTGCTTTCCATGTACTTGTTAACACATCAAAAAGCCTGTTTCTATTACCAGAAAAAGCATGGTATACTCCATTCGCCCTTTGCTCCATGATTTGGCTAACAATTGTATATTTCCCGACGCATTTTTCTCCTTTCATATACGCCCAATTTTAG
- a CDS encoding O-antigen ligase family protein, translated as MSTFNSIRTNKTILFGLLSFLCIVFQEFIILRLGIHWSPPSICIVIFSILVLSSLSRQEIISLCWNAGFIFAFLLSTGLFTQSIIHSYLNEPHGISSRIGSIAYTSGTIGIGAIFFIVVSHIHSQENNSTHTHLPKILFFAGGIAAAVTALLHLFMGLETFEPTQVMMKRPLLLTNQLFQASTGLIGKRGGYGILCIGSIAIATQYLFKKEYCYKKLFTLSIVLLTIAIGMSGFRSSYAALIIYIFILLYFILTSRLKTANFRMLAIAIPLIIMIASIVPAKYNNTISNSIDQISKSQRSLKHRIDQNRIAIDAIKSNPLFGRGIEFEKEYYLNNFTIHNTYLSVAGSHGLALASLLILLWVLPIYRFTTFYIQSQSQEQRNTASIWIANLASVFFIGLFSNIMMSYTLWSILSIAHLELLMLRKQHIK; from the coding sequence ATGAGCACCTTCAATTCAATAAGAACAAATAAAACAATTTTATTTGGACTCCTCTCTTTTCTTTGCATTGTATTTCAAGAATTCATTATTTTACGACTTGGAATTCACTGGTCACCACCTTCTATTTGCATCGTAATATTTTCTATTCTTGTACTCTCATCACTTTCAAGACAAGAGATTATATCCTTATGCTGGAACGCAGGATTCATATTTGCATTTCTTTTATCCACGGGACTCTTCACACAATCAATCATACATTCATACCTCAATGAACCTCACGGGATTTCATCCCGAATAGGTAGCATTGCATACACTTCTGGAACAATCGGTATCGGAGCAATATTTTTCATTGTCGTCTCACATATCCACTCTCAAGAAAATAATTCCACACACACCCATCTACCTAAGATTCTTTTTTTTGCTGGTGGAATCGCAGCTGCAGTAACAGCATTACTTCATCTCTTTATGGGGCTTGAAACATTCGAACCTACCCAAGTGATGATGAAACGGCCATTATTGCTTACAAACCAGCTCTTTCAAGCATCAACCGGACTCATTGGAAAAAGAGGCGGATATGGTATTCTTTGCATTGGATCAATCGCAATTGCCACACAGTACTTATTCAAAAAAGAATACTGTTACAAAAAACTTTTTACTTTATCAATAGTACTCCTAACAATAGCAATTGGCATGTCAGGATTTAGATCTTCATACGCAGCGCTTATCATTTATATCTTTATATTATTATACTTCATTCTCACATCACGCTTAAAAACAGCTAATTTTCGCATGCTAGCCATAGCTATTCCACTCATAATCATGATAGCGTCTATAGTACCAGCAAAATATAACAACACTATTTCAAACAGCATAGATCAAATATCTAAAAGCCAAAGATCATTAAAACATAGAATAGATCAAAATCGAATTGCCATTGATGCAATAAAAAGCAACCCACTATTCGGTCGAGGAATAGAATTCGAAAAAGAATACTATCTCAACAACTTTACAATACACAACACGTATCTATCGGTTGCTGGATCACATGGATTAGCTCTAGCATCACTACTAATTCTTCTATGGGTATTACCAATATACAGGTTCACAACGTTCTATATTCAATCTCAAAGCCAAGAACAGCGCAACACTGCATCCATATGGATAGCAAACCTAGCCTCTGTTTTTTTTATTGGATTATTTTCAAATATAATGATGAGCTATACTTTATGGTCAATTTTATCAATAGCTCATCTTGAGCTATTGATGTTGCGAAAACAACATATTAAATAA